The proteins below are encoded in one region of Salvelinus fontinalis isolate EN_2023a chromosome 10, ASM2944872v1, whole genome shotgun sequence:
- the LOC129863239 gene encoding boophilin-H2-like, producing the protein MANPLLHVFLLGVMLPVASSMKPFCSSKMDEGKAVEGNEDDKQLQYYYNEGKGACFPFFYKGLEGNENRFNTDMQCMKACSEKFEELYPAADGVCGLPVDHGSCFAMLLMHYYNAEEGNCRVFHYSGCQGNGNRFETREQCLQTCMAKAGRFGGAMEPGPNPDESSTNAGLIVGILGGIVFAVAVVSAIVLFVVQRKEKSRKGSEQVPTLEMK; encoded by the exons ATGGCAAATCCACTCTTACATGTCTTTTTACTTGGAGTTATGCTTCCTGTAGCTTCGTCCATGA AGCCATTTTGCAGTAGTAAGATGGACGAGGGGAAGGCAGTGGAGGGAAACGAAGACGACAAACAACTGCAGTATTACTACAATGAGGGAAAAGGCGCCTGTTTTCCTTTCTTCTACAAAGGACTGGAAGGGAATGAGAACCGCTTCAACACAGACATGCAGTGTATGAAGGCCTGCTCTGAGAAGTTTGAAGAGCTCTACCCAGCTGCAG atGGAGTGTGTGGCCTCCCAGTAGACCATGGTAGTTGTTTTGCTATGTTGCTGATGCACTACTACAACGCAGAAGAGGGGAACTGTCGTGTCTTCCACTACAGTGGCTGTCAGGGCAATGGCAACCGCTTCGAGACCCGAGAGCAGTGTCTGCAGACATGCATGG CCAAAGCAGGAAGGTTTGGTGGTGCTATGGAACCAGGACCCAACCCAGATGAGAGTTCCACTAATGCAG GACTGATTGTGGGTATTTTAGGAGGAATTGTGTTCGCAGTGGCGGTGGTCTCTGCTATTGTTCTTTTTGTTGTCCAAAG GAAAGAGAAATCAAGAAAAGGGAGTGAGCAGGTACCAACTCTTGAGATGAAGTAG